Genomic DNA from Peribacillus sp. ACCC06369:
ACGCTAAAACATTACATTGAAGTGAAAAGACGGTTTTTCCGACACTAAAACAACTGTCTTTTTGTTGTTCCTATTGAACTTCCTTTCCTAACCTTCCTTTATTTAAATTATTCACTTTTTTATTTAAACTTTTTAATCAGCTTCCCTTTTTGGTGAAAAAAACTCTATTACTGGCCCCTTTTCTACTTGTCCATGAACAAAAATAAACCGATGTTGACAGGCAGTTCAGAATCCTCCTAATCTAAAAGATACAGCCGTTCTTTTTTTCTCTTTAATTTTTTTAAGCAACGATAGCTTCGTCGGGGTATAGTTTTGAAACTTGACTTATAATCCGATATGAGTTGATCCTGTTTTTTGTTCTCTTTCGTAAACAGCTATGGCATTGTTCTAATGCTGCCTTCTTCCATTGCCTTAACTGATATTGAAAATCGACTACTGTCCTAATTTATTCGTCTATAAATAGCATATTATATAGGCCTTAGAGTATTAATAAGATTGAAAGAAAAATATATGGTTCGAGATCACTGTAAAGGATGGGGAAATCATGAAAAATGAACCATTATAACAAACGTTTTCAATTCAAAAGATGATACAACAGTTAATCTAATACTAAAGAACTTTCAACTTATGGAAGGGGCGCATCACGTGATAATACATTTGTATGCCTTATGCTGGAACGAAGAAAAAATGCTTCCGTATTTTTTCAAGCATTATGATAACATAGTTGATCAGTATTATATTTTTGATAATGACTCAACAGACAATTCCTTATCAATTTTACGGTCACATTCCAAAGTGAATGTAAATAAATTCGAGATACAGGGTTTTTCTGTTGTTCAATCAACACTAGATCAATACAATCAATGCTGGAAACATAACAAAGTGAAGGCCGACTGGGTTATCATCTGTAACATAGATGAACATTTTTATCATCCTAATTTTAGAAAGTACCTGGAAGAATGTACTTCTAATGGTATTACACTCATTGTACCCGAAGGTTATGAAATGGTTTCGGATTTATTCCCCAATAGTAACGAACCTTTGTATGAAAGTATAAGGTATGGAGTTAAAAAGGAATATCTAGATAAACCCCAAATTTTTAATCCGAGTGAGATTAAAGACATAAATTTTTCTGTTGGTAGGCATTCTGCTTCTCCTACGGGTAATGTTAAAAAGCCGTCCAATAAAGAAATACTGCTTTTACACTATAAATATATAGGATTTAACTATTTAAACAGACGATTGTCTGAACTAAGAACAAGGCTTAGAGTAATGGATCATATTAATAAATGGGGATATCATTATTTATGGGATGAAGAAAAAAAACTTCAGGAATTTGAAAAGTTGAAAAAAGAATCTGTTAAAGTATTGTAAAGTAAACCCATGATCCTCTTCATCTACATTGACAAATGCCGACTGGATATATTCATTGAAGAAGTAATAGCATGGAAGGTGGATTAACCTATGATTTTATCTTTTATTACCAACGACCCTATTATGGCTACTTATGTACAGGCTGCAGGAATAGATCGGATTATGATTGACCTAGAGGTAAAAGATAAAAACATCCGCCAATCTGGTAGAAATCTTTTTTTATCAGATCATTCGATCATTGATATTCCAACAATAAAAAAAAAATTAAAAAAAAATTCTCTTTTTGTCCGTATAAATCCTATTAACAATAATTCAAAAAAAGAGGTGGATACCGTAATCCGACTGGGAGCGGATATCGTGATGCTCCCTTTTTTTCATTCCATGGATGAGGTAAAAACTTTTCTAAAACTAACGGATGGGACGGTTAAAAATAGCTTGTTGATTGAAACTAAGGAAGCAGCAGAACTTCTTCCTCAAATAGTTGATTTGAAGGGCGTTCATGAAATTCATATAGGATTTAATGATCTTAGCATAAGTTTCGGATACAAGACTATTTTTGAACCTATATTGAATGGCTCATTACAAGAATATGCCACAATTGTTAACAATAAAAAAATTCCATGGGGGTTCGGAGGTATAGCAAAATTATCAGATACAACACTTCCCGTAAATCCAGAATTAATATTATGTGAACAATTAAGATTAAAATCCTCTGTAGGATGGTTAGGAAGAAGTTTCCGCGATTCATTAGATAGAAAAAATATAAGCTTGTCCCTTCAGAAAGAGGTTTCAATAATAAGAAATTTCCTCCGTGATTATACTCAAGCTCCAAAAGATTTTTTTGATCTTAAACATATAGAACTTTTAGAACAGATTCATTTAATGAAAAATCAAATGAAGTAATAAATTACAGTACATTCTATATGTACCAATTTATCTATTATAGACTATTCCAACAACTAGGACTTCTTCTCCGTAATCTAACATTATATCATGGTTTTCTGGAAGTTCTTACGTATAAGTAATTGTATATCTGGATGGTTGCCCATTTCTGTATCCATATCATAAGAAACCTGATTTCCTATGTTGTCAATAAGGTCAATTTACATAAGCTTATTCTTGTTCTCGTTATATGCCAATATTTTCTTGTT
This window encodes:
- a CDS encoding glycosyltransferase family 2 protein; translation: MLPYFFKHYDNIVDQYYIFDNDSTDNSLSILRSHSKVNVNKFEIQGFSVVQSTLDQYNQCWKHNKVKADWVIICNIDEHFYHPNFRKYLEECTSNGITLIVPEGYEMVSDLFPNSNEPLYESIRYGVKKEYLDKPQIFNPSEIKDINFSVGRHSASPTGNVKKPSNKEILLLHYKYIGFNYLNRRLSELRTRLRVMDHINKWGYHYLWDEEKKLQEFEKLKKESVKVL
- a CDS encoding aldolase/citrate lyase family protein, whose product is MILSFITNDPIMATYVQAAGIDRIMIDLEVKDKNIRQSGRNLFLSDHSIIDIPTIKKKLKKNSLFVRINPINNNSKKEVDTVIRLGADIVMLPFFHSMDEVKTFLKLTDGTVKNSLLIETKEAAELLPQIVDLKGVHEIHIGFNDLSISFGYKTIFEPILNGSLQEYATIVNNKKIPWGFGGIAKLSDTTLPVNPELILCEQLRLKSSVGWLGRSFRDSLDRKNISLSLQKEVSIIRNFLRDYTQAPKDFFDLKHIELLEQIHLMKNQMK